The genome window TATTGCAATGTCAATGATTTTGTATCGAGTGAGTCAGTGATGTGAACAGGTAGTTGTGCCATCCAGGCAGCAGCACTTATGTTTGTATATGTCTGTTTTGACTGTGcacgcgtgcatgtgtgtgtgtgtgtgtgtgtgtgtgtgtgtgtgtgtgtgtgtgtgtgtgtgtgtgtgtgtgtgtgtgtgtgtacacaagtgGGAAAGTTACAGTTGGCgagagtgtgcacacacacacttttacaagaTCTATATACATGTGTCAAGTGTATAAATTAGTGTTCTTTgtacatctgtgtgtctgtgtgtgtgtgtgtgcgtgtgtgtgtgtgtgtgtgtgtgggggtcaAAAAAATGAAGCGACCTCTCTCGCAGTGTCATTAGTTGTCAGCTTGCCCGGCTGTGAAGAGGATTCTCTGGTCAGTTCTGGCCAGCTTAGCAGGCGGCTCCAGAGACTCCTCTCCCAGGACGGCCGCGTCTGATTGAAGGGACAGCTCCTGACCTTCGTcgtcgctctcctcctcctcttcctcttcctcttctggcATAGACAAATGTAAAGGAGTTGTTTACAAACAATGCTCGAAGCGTGACGGTCGTTAGTTAAAGATACCGATACTTTGTTCCTCTACTTAAGTACAAAGTTCACATAGCTGTACTttgctttgttatttatatttctagaaatttgtacttttactccactacatttgctctaactatctttgttacttgttactaccaagtaaaatcagaagaagaagaagagttggtaatggcctgtatttatatagagcttttctagtctttacACTATAGCTTTGTTATTCACCCAttaacacactgcaacatggtgTCTTGCttaaggacacatatagactagcggGGCCAGGAATTGGacacacaaccttccagttgaaagacaactcgccctaccactgagctaccatggctcaatcctaactcctcactttaaTACTTCAAcctctaccaaagtcatttcctgggaacatacttgtacttttactcaagtgtccctttaaggtactttatacaagactggttaAAGATATGGTGCAGAGTGGAAATACCTTTGTCGGGATCCAGGTGGTTTAGACCCCGGCCCAGACTTGCAAACTAATAGCAAAAAAGGGAAAGTGTTAGTACTGCAAATACGGTTTATGCAGTTTACTTCAGTGTGTGTaattgtgatgaaaatgtcaccTCTCCCATGACAGCAATGGGGGTTTCTCCTTTAGCCTGGGCCACTCTGTGCTCTATCAGGTAGTACATGTACTCGTCGTAGAGTAGGCGGATCAGGTGAAAGGAGCCAAAACTGGCTGCACTGCGCAGGGTCAAATCTCTGATGACCATGGAACTGAAGAGCAGAGATGGTGAGAAGGAAGAAACTGTTAACACATGTATCATGTAACTGTGGCACGGTTTGGTCTAACCACAAACAGGTCCTCTGTGAGAAATATGAGTCAAGAGCACAGCACTGATTTTAATGTTCCATCTTAGTCATTTGTTTACCTTATTTCAGCTAAAAATGTGAAGTTTAACTGACGTGAACGGATGACTCTTTTcagttttctctttctgtccaCTTAACAACTTAGTCATAACTTAGAGAAAGAGAACTCTGGTTGGTTTCATTATATGTATGCGTCAAGGTAACAAATTAGTTCCACTCTGTTTTTGTAAAGGGGAACATTGACTCATAGCATTAAAGCCTTGGTTCCTCCTCTGAAGGAATTGCTTGGCCACAATCTTTTCTGCCTATTAAAGGAGCAAAGACTGTTCCTGACTAAAAGAGTCTTTATGAGCTGCGGCAGCACTTACACACACGCCATCCTTGAACCTAACACATTTCTTACACtgtatgagaaaaaaaacaaaaaaaaactagagaTCAAATGCATTCTCAGATGAAATCTGAGACAAGAGTTTGCAAGAAAAAGGAGCACGAGTGAAAACAAACGAGAAACCACAAAGGGAAACTAAACCACCACAGTTACATCTGTAATAGTTTAGATTACAGTACATTAACAAGATGTTTATAGTATGATCGCACGTGTGCAATAGGGAGGCactattatttcattattcatatTTCTAAGGCAATGTCCAACTTGGAAACTGTGTGGCAATAAAGAGATAAAgagaattattattagtaatcaGTAATATCATTGCATGTTATATCCAAAGTAATGTGTGACGATAATGagattttcaattttctaccatCTGTGAAAATACCTTCACATAAAAATGCTTGGTTATCTGTTTAACATTCTTTTCAATTCTGGATAAATGACTGTGAATAATTTGCACATTATAAAGCTGAATTAAAATCTCCCATATGTTGTTAGTGCCAAGCTATTAGTTGATTACTATAGAAATAAGATGGCTTTATCATAATATTACTTTGCTATTTCAAACATTACGATTCTCATATTGATACCATGTTGTTCCTGTATTGCAATATAACATTAAATCTGTtggataatttaaaaaaatgttatcatctTCACATCGCATGCAATCTCGTGCAAATGACCCATCCCACCTGTAAAAGGACCACTTGAGCAGGAAGAGCTTGGCAGCTTTGGGGAAGGCTGGGCTGTGCTGGTAGGGCTTCAGGACCTGGGAGACCACACCGTCCAGCCACGCGGCCCACTGCTCCAGAgagttctgctgctgcagggtcAACTTGAAATCCTGCTCCAGCCGCTGGACAACGCGGTCTTCACACCGGCACACCCACGACGCCTGCTCCTGAAAGATGGATTTAACCAGGTTAGTCCCATTAAGATCAAGGCTCTCATTGACCAAAGACACCGGGCCAAGTTAGAGGCGGCACAGTTACAGTAAAAGCCAGAACACAGAGattaacaatattaaaacatgCTCATGTAAAACACTTGCACACAGACAACCTGGACTCCAAAATCCTCACCAAAGTTTTAAACGTCTTCAGGGTTACTAGCTTTTAAAGTTAAAGAATTAGGTGCCAAAAACCTAAATGCTTTCTTTCCCAGTTTAATTCAAACTTTAAGAACATCAACTCCCAACATGCCCAAAGAACAAAGATTCTGATTTCCAAGAACATGGGTATGAAGGACAAACCAGTGATTGAGgcgacaaacacacagtgacaaccATTTCATTGTCGAGCAGAGTTCACAGTGGtgagtaaaataataatcacacatCATGAATGGTCTTAAATTAAGAATCCTAAATTTAAGATGCAGATACCAACTCAAGAttccttgttgtttttggaaaacaagaacaagaaaatgcgttttgttttgtctgcagtTACAACAAGTTTCCGATGCCAAAGCTGTTGTTGTAGATACCAAGAGGCCTTAGCACTAGTATAGTGTATACTAGTGCTAAGGCCTTTGATCATGAGAACAAACAAGGTGTGAAATTACACGTTTTGTATCACACcttctcctttcttcttcttcacctcctctctgACGGACTGGGGTTGTATCTCTGTTCCACGTTTCTGCCTAGCACCTGGTGGCTGGAGTTGACAGACTCTGATTGGACTCTTTAAAGAGTTCACGAATAGTGACTGGCGACTACTGATCGCACATTGAACTGGTGCTTGATGGCAAATGAGAAATTGGGCTGCAAATCTTGTAATGTGAATTAGGCTTAAAGAGTAGCAGGGAATTTGGACAGGATATGCTTCACACAGAAGACTGAAGGCACACGCTGCCAGCCAAAGATTGGTGTTTCTGAGAAACAACTcaactgtgggttttttttacatttcctggTGAGGGAAGTCACATAAAGGCTGACACATGAgctaacaaaaacatgtaaaccaCAAGCTACAGCAGAAATCTCTGCAACAAACACTGAACATCATGTGAGGTGACAGTGTACAGCATTTAGAGACTTAACCAACCTGGACGTTAGCAAAGTCGACACGGTTGAGGTCAGAGAGCATCTGGTTGATCTGGGCCGTGTTCTGCAGAACAGCACGTGCTGCCTGGGCGAGGTGGTTCAGACTGGTGTAGCGACGCAGTGTCTGAGCAAATGCGTTGGCTGAAGTCACCTGAGAGAGCACAGTGAGGAAAATGGTGGAAGTGAAAAATGAGTGCTTAAGCCTTATTGAAGTGAGGGTGTGTGTCGCTGATTGTACATCACAAGTAGGGCTGGGTattgattaaaacaaatgtcaacATGAATATAGATATGGAATTCGACACTGATTTCTGAATGATACTTTTTCATCTTCATCTACTTATTCCGTGTACTATTAAGTATTAATTCAATTTGTTGTATCACTTTCTAGACACTTTCTTATCTTTATTCACAAAACAAGCACCAGCTTGCaccatttattaattttaaaatttttttttttttttactcaaccACAGTACTGTGTTTGCACTTCTGGTTAGATGCTGACTGAAACGTGTCTGTCCGTACACGTACTCACCACAATGACAATGAAGTTGAgtctgatctaatctaatctaatctaaaaacaccacaaacacataATGCGGCCTGTCTTCTCTTCACCTTTGGCGCACAAGCTTTGTCTGTGGTCATGACAAGCATGGCTAGATCTCAGTCAGAGCACATGCTGCAAGATAAATATACCATATATAACAAATATACGAACTATACTAAAATTTGAAATTTATATTGAATTCCATATCAGGTGACACAGAGGAAGTTCATTGAATGCCATAAAAGGATTAAAGTCTGGCGCCCAATTTTCAATCCTCTATTAATCAACATGACCCTGTATTTTCACAGAATATTTGCTCGGAATAGACTGTTTTCTATTAACAACTAtgatttactaaaaaaaaaaaaaatcagcatacCTTCATAAAGGCTAACCTGTGAGCCTAAACCAATTTGCTCCAGTGTGGCTTCAATAACATTGAACCAGctaagaggtaaaaaaaaagagcagtgtACCTTAATGCGGACCATTTCTTCTGGGATGTTCATCATAGCATTGGTCAGCCAGCTCTCCAGGCTCTTGGCAAAGTTGCGGATGGCTTGAGTTAAGGCACCTGGGGGGGGGCAGGAGGAAGtagagacaaaaacatgtcaaactggGTAGTAGCAGTAGCTGACCAGTCAGTGGGTGCACTGTATCTGTATGGAAAACGTGTATGCACTTAAATTATAAACCTAATCCACTGGTCTAAATGTTTCAAtaatggtaataaaaaaaagaggaaaattcAAGTGGGATTAATTGTGTATTGTTCTCTCAATCTAATACAGGGGTGGCAACAGTTTTCTCCAGCAGGCCGTAAGTAAAGAGCATCAAAAACATCCACATATGAGATGACAACTCAGAGGTAGCTCCAGCAAGCtccatgtgtgtttaaaaataagtTCTTCTTAACAAAAGTTGTTTTTACCAGTTAAATCATTTTTGACGTGGAGATGCAGCAGTAAGAAGTGAAACCTTCAGTCTAGACTTTCCGTAACTCAAAATACTGAGCATCGTCTCATCTTACGTCCAGTAAAATCACTCATTAGTCAGGATGTGTTCAGAAATGTATGAGAGGGTAAACCCTGTGAGATGCACCAGCTCGTTTTCAAACCCTCATTTGATTCTTGGGGATGTATATTACCAAAggttcattattaaaaaaataaatgttctttcTTGTGGTCACTTTTGTAGCTGGAAGCTCGAggtgttttttatatattgaAACTTATTGCCGGATCTTACTGGGGATGGGTCTGAGGACATCAGGGATGAGGATCTCCACCAGGCCCTGGTACAGACTGTTGTCACAGTCACGGCTCCAGCGCAGCACAGGCTCGTACTTGCACAGCAACACCAGGCAGGACTTAGGCAGACGCTTCTCTGACTCATCATGACTGCAGAGACACACGCACGTTTGTGTTAAAAATAGTACTGCGATAGGATTCTTAATGTTTGCCTTCGTCACTTAATAACTCACACGGCCAAAGTGGCATCTCCAGCCTGACTCTGGCTGAACCTCCAGAAGGTTTTCCACAGCGTCTCCACCAGGGTAAACTGCAAGTTGACCATCACGTCCAGAATGGCCTGAAAGAGCGTGGTAAATGTATCTGAGCATGTACCAATTATAGGGACATCAGCTGGACTGACACACTGTGAGGAAAATTTTATTAGAATTAGGAATTATGTATTCATGGACTGTATTTAGATGAAATACTTTAAACCTGATGTTTCCCCAAAAGTTCCTTTTCCTGGCAAACTTCCAATacggttttatttttgtctgtatgtctgtgagcagcataactcaaaaacatGTAGGCTGTGGTGGATGGAGGCTGTGGTAAGAAAATGAGTATATTTTGGTGTTGGTCTGGAAAATAATCCAGGAttcaggatttctttttttaagaacagTTTTTAACTGGGGAGTGTTTTGACACTATGGGAAACCGAGCAGACTTTGTGGAGGTTTGCATGCTGTAGTTTCATTTCTATTGGCCCTCTGTTAACCCAATGGCAGAAGAAGAGAAATACTCAACCTCATAAACATGCAGTGGCGCCAGTCGACTAGTTACCTCACAGTGTTCTCTGTACAGCAGCTGAAAGCTCTTTATGTGCTCCAGTTCGATTCCCTCTGGCAGAGACTTCCCCTGGAGGTCAATGTCTGTGAACTCTGGGAGAGCTCTCGACGCATctggaacacaaaaaaaatacaatatacagAGTTCATGCATCTTTTCCAAGGACAAATCCAAGCACTTTTAAGGCCCATGTTTATGCTTTCTTGTACCTTACAGTAGTGGTAAATctatgcatacatacacaaaggttcaagcactttcaaggatttcaagctcatactgtatatgaaccCTGAAACTAGATAGTCATTTAGAATAATCCTTTGatataataattgtattacATGTGTCAATTCCTTTCCACAATGATGTACCATCATAGCATCAGCATTATCAAACCATTACTTCCATACCTACAATACATCTATTTGGTCACTGAACCCACCTAGGAACTGCTGGTACTGCTGAACCTGGGTGCTGATGTCCACATGCCCTGAcccctgctgctgttgctgctgttggcCGGCTCCTGACGCTGTGCCATTGGTCATTCCTTCCACTTTATGCACAGGTTTCAACCTGGTGGGAACAAGAGGTTTTGTGTGCACAGGACAGGCAAGTTATGGCAGACAGGCAGAAATGATTCTGGTTCAAGACAAACATGATGGCATTTTATCATGTAATATTTGCTTGAAAGTAGTGAGAGACACAAGGAAATCAGCTGTATACAAAATGGATACAGGTGCAAAgatggaaagcagagaaagggATACAGTGGTGTAATGAAGTGTGTGCAAAGGCATTTATGCGTGTACCTCTGTTTCTGCGAGAAGGGCTGCTGCCTCATGGCCAGATGTTGCTGGTCTTCCATCAGACGAAGAAGAGATGAGCCAGCCTTGATCCTCAGTCCATAGTAGTGGTATTTTGAATTACCCCTGTCATGGACAggcaaaacacattttgaatatGTGAATCTCCTGTGTAAggtctttaaaagaaaaataaagaaatgtaaaagGGAAGGATGCATGTTGTCTGTATGAAGTGAACACAATACTTTCATCATCTCAGTGCTGAccgatttaaaatgattttcttttaaatctttcatccaaaatacataaaacacaataacaaagtGGACCTTACTTGAACACATAAAAGCACACTTTTCTAAAAAGTCAGTCTTGTCTAAGCCCTGTGACTTATTTAATTTCCACATCGAGGACAAATAAGGGAGGGCAAACTGCTTGTCTgcactgtttttaatgtttttatttctggcCTTGTCTCCACATTCTCCCCTTTTCTCCCCGTCAaactcactcacccacacacattcTGCCTGTCGTCATctcaacacacattttttcctACATTATCTAAACACTTTGCAAAGCTCCAAAGAGCACTGGAGCTATTCCTGGACACATCTCCCTTATTCTCCTGTAGGAAAACATTGCAGGTGTGCACTAATTGAGGTCTATATCTATATGAATTAGGTGCATACAGATTGCGTCTATGAGACAAATGGAAAGCAAAACAATATCACACCGGGAACTTGCAGATACATTTGTTTCTGGCAACCCATCTTACCGTGTGCCGAGGCGTCGTGTACGTAGCCCCATGAACACAGATCTAATCAGTTTCCCGAAAGAGGCAGCATTAACGGGCTCTAGTTTCTGCTCCTGACAGTGCAGCAGATAGTGACAGTAGAGGGTGGAACGTGGCAGACTCACTCCTTCAGCTGTCTCATAGTTGTCCAGCAACCACTGTACCTGACACACAGGCAATGAAAATACATACAGAGCTGGTGCAGTTAGCAAAGATACTAGATACATAGAatagatagaaaaacacaccttaacatatactgtatataccatatTAAGGTATGCACACATGTGCGCTCTTTCACAAACTCACTTAATACaaagtgcatgcacacacagcttTTTTCATCAACTCCATAACACAAGCACAGAATAATCCATTCAAATATACAGTTTCAATCATTCAGGAATgaacacaaatacatttgtttgcGTGCCGTGGCATACAACTTTGGTATGCAATGAATAAATGACCTGGTATACTGATGGCAGATAACCTAGGTTTGgcaaacatcacatttttatgtgaaTTTCAGATGGACAATACAATCCTGGGGCATTTCAGGCACATACGAAAATGCCCCTTGTCACATGCATGATAtgaacatgatgatgtcatggtttTGTTTTCTATGAGGAGGAAATCACAGTTAAAAATCCTGTATATGACAGCAAGTCTCATTGTGTTCAATAATGGCATCGCATTATATCAGCGGAGTTTAGATTTTGTTGTCTCTAATATGATTCATCatatttttaattgtgttttccaCTTGACAGAACTCAACTATAATATCGTGTTGGTGTGCGCCACCAAAGAGTTGTGTGGATGAGAACAAAACGAGAAGAAAGTCCTGCGCTTGGCGCCTCTGCATACCTTCTTGTCTGCCGACGGCACGCTACTCTCCTCGCCCTCTGTAATACTCACAGTGGCTGGGGAGGCGCGGGCAGTGTGTGAGTAGTTCTGACTGTTGCCGGCTGCCCCTCCACTGCTGCCGCCCAACATGTAACCCCCCTGGATCACATAGCTGCCTGCTGTGCCACCATTGGTGCCTGCCCCATCCCCTGCCCCGTTGGTGGTGCCCCCCGTGGTCACCACTGTGGCCCCTCCCCCGGCAGCACTTGTAGGCTGGGCCACAAACATGGACACGCCCCCCGTCGTGCCAGTGGTCACAGAGACCGTTAAAGGAGTGCCGGGGGTAGAAGCCTGTGAGCCTGATGTTGGCTGACCTTCATAATACTGGGCAGCTGTGGTTTGGGTGTACAGAGGTGTGTCAGTGTAAGGGAAGGCGCTGGAGCGACtagaaaaaagaaatggaaagatCTGTTAGAAAACTATGAGCtatacaaaaatgtaaatgttctatACGTCTGTTAGAAAATGAAGGTAGCCTTTTATTCTAACATGGTGCTGGTGGTGTAGTTGGTGTCTCCTCCTTCGACATACTGCACTTGATTGGTGTAAACATGTTGGACTGGCACTGGTGTGAGCTGCTGGACCTGaggagtgcacacacacacaaacacacataaaacattgACTTGCATGTGATTCACACTTGtgccatttgtattttgtacaATGTCAACTTTTTACATATCCTTTGCAAAAACCCTGGATAACGTGTATGTGGTGTTTGCAGGGCATAGTGAATGACAGCCCTGCTGTCAGCTGGTTTTCCCTGCTTAAAAAACGGTCATTTatcaatccatccatttatCTCACTAGCTCATATGAACTGTGTCATCATTGCCGCATCAAAGCAGCTTTCACAGACTTTCCATgatatttctaaaaaaaaaaaactgtccttGTTACAGGCAGATTCTCTGCTCCCATAGCTCCTCTGAAATTGTCTCCCTTAAGTCCCTGACCCACTTGAAAAGTTGTTACAGTAGTTGTAACTTGCAGTGGTGGCTGTTCTGGGGCTGAGCTGGTGAATGCAGTGTAGGCTTGTGTCTCTTTCCCTACCAGTGACTGGTAATAGTGCAGGAGATCCATGGGGAAGTAGAGGGACTTGCATCTGAAGTCTCTTATGTCATATGCTGATGTCCACATCATGCACCTTAGCTGTCCTATCACATATACCTGCCATTCTTGTAGATTTTCATCCCTGGCTAACGCTGTTGACTCTGTAGTAATAAGGAGATGGAAGCCAACAGAGGCAGATTCGACCACAGATTTGATAAGCTATCAATTAGCAAGCCAAAATGTACAGATGTTATTCAGctggttttttttacttacatcCTGACTGATGTGAACAGGCTGTAGACTGGTGACACTGAGCTGGGTTCCTGGCTCGGTCTTAGCTATCTGAGAGGTGGCCTGCACCACAGACCTCTGCTGAGATAAAGACCACATCGTTTTAAGAGTCAAGGAAACAGCAATTTCACGTTGTGCTCGTCTGTGTGTATGCGCTTTGGTGAGTGTCGATTACCTGTTGAGCCGTCTGTACCTGCTGAACAACTTGTGTAGGAACTCCTGTCTGCACCACAGCTGGAGGTGGACTAGAGTCCGACACACTGTCACTTGAGTGAAGGGAGCCCTCTGAAGGACAAAGAGCGAATGTTAATACGCAAAAACTGATGACGTGactattttgttttcatgaagtGGACAATAAGCCGCCTGTAAATGCACCACAACTTTCATAAGCATGGTAGCTGAGGATTTCTCTTCAAAACAAGTGCTAATGAAGTGTCACATGTTAACGTTCTACACCATCCATTCAGTGATACATCTACGATTACAattaaaaacttttaaaatgataaaggTCACTAGTAGACATTTGAGTCTACTAGTGTTAAAGaagttagtgttagtgttaaaGAAATATCATAGTACCTGTGACTGTAACAACAATGTACTGAGGAGTGCTTTGGGCATTTCCAGACTGTGATGGGGAGCTCTGGATTTCTGCAGTCACATACTGAGTCTGAGCTGACTGGACCTGCGCCGTGGACTGAGCTTGACCACCAGCTGCAGACTTCTGAGCAGCAATGGACGAGGCTTGTTCAGTGGGTGCAGATTGGCATGTGGGTGTGACAACCGTAGGAGTAGCCACGGTAGTCTGAATCTCAGCCAGGAATTGAGGCGCAGTTGCAGTGGTGGAGCTGGTTTGCCCTGATATGACAGTGACAGTAGTTCCTTGGGATTGCGCTGCTGGCTGGATCTCACCCACATAGCCTGAGGTGGCCATTATGAGAGCTGGGAATCACCctataaaaaagacaaatttaaAAGGGACAAATTATCTATCAAGTAAATATTATTGGTCAACCCAGGATTAACAttgataaatatacagtaaagtTTCCAGGTTATCTTTGGTAAAAACAGTAAAGAGTTGCTTACTCTTACTCTACTGTACAATCATAACACATTAGGCACAGAGAGCAAAACAGGTACACTTCTACATTTTGGTTAAGGACACAGGATAAGGATTCAGAtttaataaatcacacattttagtAAAATATTACTTTTAAAAGGTGTAGGCGTATTGAAGTACAAAATCATTCACTAACATTTTGGAAACAATCACAACTCAAAGTTGTGAAATGAAACGAGGCAAGTGGTGTTTGTTCTATTTCTAAAATAAGATCTGAAGAATCAGTTTGCAGTCAACAGTTCACATCTGAGCAACACTGTGGCAGACTTGTTGATGGTATGGCTAATGTGCAGGGGACGAGCAATGACGAGAACAAGTATGTTGGTGTCTCGTTACTTGTAATATGATCCTACGACATATGCCCTTTcatatataatgttataatgtcaTTGGAACTATACAACATGATAAGAATGCCTTACCACGTTGCATTAATATTGCAGtagattttttgttgttatgttttgtgtcactgtgaaGGGATAGCACTTAATACTTGATAATAacctatacatatttatacataaaaatCATTCTATCCATAATTCgacaattattacaataaatgtatatgttgaggaatttaattaattttgtggTTTTGAACTTCTttgtggacagaaaacaacGAACGCGTGTTAAATGGACAATCTGAGACACATCTGAGTTAAAACACAAGGTTTTTTATACATGTCATATCCCAAAGTGTGTTTAGGAAATGCATCCATTATATGCATATATCTTGATTGTTATATTGATGTGGAAGAAAATAGTACTGCAGTAGATAGTTGGGAACGTTGtgtaaaatgtgcataaaaacagaatACAATGATATGCAAATCCTTTTCAACCAATATTCAATTGTATACATTACAAAGACAATATATTTAATTGTTAAAACTgaaactttgtttatttttgcaaatattCACTCATTTTGACTTTAATGCCTGCAACATGTTCCAAAAAAGCTGGGACAGGGGCATGTTATTACTTTTCCTTTTGACAACACTCAGTAAACTTGTGGGAACTGAGGAAACTGATTGTTGAAGCTTTGAAGGTGGAATTCTTTCACATTCTTGCTTGATGTACAACTTCAGTTGTTCAACAGTCGTCTTATTTTGTGCTTCGTTATGCGCTGCACGTTTTCAATGGGAGACAGGTGTGCACTACAGGCAGGCCAGTCTAGTACCCACACTGTTACAACGAAGCCACGCTGCACGTGTCTTGACATCGTCTTGCTGAAATAAGCAGGGAAGTCCCTGTAAAAGACGTTGCTTGGGTGGCAGCATATGTTGCTCCAAAAACATATATGTTCTTTCAGCGTTAATGGTGCTTTCACAGATGTG of Solea solea chromosome 16, fSolSol10.1, whole genome shotgun sequence contains these proteins:
- the rfx1a gene encoding MHC class II regulatory factor RFX1a isoform X6, with product MMWTSAYDIRDFRCKSLYFPMDLLHYYQSLVQQLTPVPVQHVYTNQVQYVEGGDTNYTTSTIRSSAFPYTDTPLYTQTTAAQYYEGQPTSGSQASTPGTPLTVSVTTGTTGGVSMFVAQPTSAAGGGATVVTTGGTTNGAGDGAGTNGGTAGSYVIQGGYMLGGSSGGAAGNSQNYSHTARASPATVSITEGEESSVPSADKKVQWLLDNYETAEGVSLPRSTLYCHYLLHCQEQKLEPVNAASFGKLIRSVFMGLRTRRLGTRGNSKYHYYGLRIKAGSSLLRLMEDQQHLAMRQQPFSQKQRLKPVHKVEGMTNGTASGAGQQQQQQQGSGHVDISTQVQQYQQFLDASRALPEFTDIDLQGKSLPEGIELEHIKSFQLLYREHCEAILDVMVNLQFTLVETLWKTFWRFSQSQAGDATLAVHDESEKRLPKSCLVLLCKYEPVLRWSRDCDNSLYQGLVEILIPDVLRPIPSALTQAIRNFAKSLESWLTNAMMNIPEEMVRIKVTSANAFAQTLRRYTSLNHLAQAARAVLQNTAQINQMLSDLNRVDFANVQEQASWVCRCEDRVVQRLEQDFKLTLQQQNSLEQWAAWLDGVVSQVLKPYQHSPAFPKAAKLFLLKWSFYSSMVIRDLTLRSAASFGSFHLIRLLYDEYMYYLIEHRVAQAKGETPIAVMGEFASLGRGLNHLDPDKEEEEEEEEESDDEGQELSLQSDAAVLGEESLEPPAKLARTDQRILFTAGQADN
- the rfx1a gene encoding MHC class II regulatory factor RFX1a isoform X3, which translates into the protein MATSGYVGEIQPAAQSQGTTVTVISGQTSSTTATAPQFLAEIQTTVATPTVVTPTCQSAPTEQASSIAAQKSAAGGQAQSTAQVQSAQTQYVTAEIQSSPSQSGNAQSTPQYIVVTVTEGSLHSSDSVSDSSPPPAVVQTGVPTQVVQQVQTAQQQRSVVQATSQIAKTEPGTQLSVTSLQPVHISQDVQQLTPVPVQHVYTNQVQYVEGGDTNYTTSTIRSSAFPYTDTPLYTQTTAAQYYEGQPTSGSQASTPGTPLTVSVTTGTTGGVSMFVAQPTSAAGGGATVVTTGGTTNGAGDGAGTNGGTAGSYVIQGGYMLGGSSGGAAGNSQNYSHTARASPATVSITEGEESSVPSADKKWLLDNYETAEGVSLPRSTLYCHYLLHCQEQKLEPVNAASFGKLIRSVFMGLRTRRLGTRGNSKYHYYGLRIKAGSSLLRLMEDQQHLAMRQQPFSQKQRLKPVHKVEGMTNGTASGAGQQQQQQQGSGHVDISTQVQQYQQFLDASRALPEFTDIDLQGKSLPEGIELEHIKSFQLLYREHCEAILDVMVNLQFTLVETLWKTFWRFSQSQAGDATLAVHDESEKRLPKSCLVLLCKYEPVLRWSRDCDNSLYQGLVEILIPDVLRPIPSALTQAIRNFAKSLESWLTNAMMNIPEEMVRIKVTSANAFAQTLRRYTSLNHLAQAARAVLQNTAQINQMLSDLNRVDFANVQEQASWVCRCEDRVVQRLEQDFKLTLQQQNSLEQWAAWLDGVVSQVLKPYQHSPAFPKAAKLFLLKWSFYSSMVIRDLTLRSAASFGSFHLIRLLYDEYMYYLIEHRVAQAKGETPIAVMGEFASLGRGLNHLDPDKEEEEEEEEESDDEGQELSLQSDAAVLGEESLEPPAKLARTDQRILFTAGQADN
- the rfx1a gene encoding MHC class II regulatory factor RFX1a isoform X5, which encodes MATSGYVGEIQPAAQSQGTTVTVISGQTSSTTATAPQFLAEIQTTVATPTVVTPTCQSAPTEQASSIAAQKSAAGGQAQSTAQVQSAQTQYVTAEIQSSPSQSGNAQSTPQYIVVTVTEGSLHSSDSVSDSSPPPAVVQTGVPTQVVQQVQTAQQQRSVVQATSQIAKTEPGTQLSVTSLQPVHISQDVQQLTPVPVQHVYTNQVQYVEGGDTNYTTSTIRSSAFPYTDTPLYTQTTAAQYYEGQPTSGSQASTPGTPLTVSVTTGTTGGVSMFVAQPTSAAGGGATVVTTGGTTNGAGDGAGTNGGTAGSYVIQGGYMLGGSSGGAAGNSQNYSHTARASPATWLLDNYETAEGVSLPRSTLYCHYLLHCQEQKLEPVNAASFGKLIRSVFMGLRTRRLGTRGNSKYHYYGLRIKAGSSLLRLMEDQQHLAMRQQPFSQKQRLKPVHKVEGMTNGTASGAGQQQQQQQGSGHVDISTQVQQYQQFLDASRALPEFTDIDLQGKSLPEGIELEHIKSFQLLYREHCEAILDVMVNLQFTLVETLWKTFWRFSQSQAGDATLAVHDESEKRLPKSCLVLLCKYEPVLRWSRDCDNSLYQGLVEILIPDVLRPIPSALTQAIRNFAKSLESWLTNAMMNIPEEMVRIKVTSANAFAQTLRRYTSLNHLAQAARAVLQNTAQINQMLSDLNRVDFANVQEQASWVCRCEDRVVQRLEQDFKLTLQQQNSLEQWAAWLDGVVSQVLKPYQHSPAFPKAAKLFLLKWSFYSSMVIRDLTLRSAASFGSFHLIRLLYDEYMYYLIEHRVAQAKGETPIAVMGEFASLGRGLNHLDPDKEEEEEEEEESDDEGQELSLQSDAAVLGEESLEPPAKLARTDQRILFTAGQADN